In the genome of Denticeps clupeoides chromosome 13, fDenClu1.1, whole genome shotgun sequence, one region contains:
- the LOC114801588 gene encoding unconventional myosin-Vb, whose product MMATTNLYTKGACVWVPDPEDVWVSARLLRDFCPGDEQLQLELSDGREMSHPVTQTSGLPPLGNPDILEGENDLTALSFLHEPAVLHNLHVRFLDYNSIYTYCGIVLVAINPYEQLPIYGEEVIDAYSGQDMADMEPHVFSVAEEAYRTMTREETNQSIIISGESGSGKTVSAKFTMRYFAVVGGAVQQTSVEDRVLASNPIMEAIGNAKTTRNDNSSRFGKYIEIGFGQNGDIIGANMRTYLLEKSRVVFQAPMERNYHIFYQLCASRDLPEMRALKLGPAEHFRYTNQGEETQIPGTDDAVELDRTRNAFTILGVQSDQQMELYQILAAVLHLGNVKIQASGRGGDRSYIDADDRSLALFSKLLGVECAQMAHWLCHRRLAVGGEMLVKPMSGQQASDARDALAKHIYGQLFTWTVLRLNAALQGQREQPKSFIGVLDIYGFETFDRNSFEQFCINYANEKLQQQFNRHVFQLEQEEYMREELPWRRIEFSDNQPCITLLEGPLGLLDLLDEECRMPKGSDENWAQKLYDQHLTRSAHFRKPRMSNTAFIILHFADTVQYECEGFLDKNRDTVFEEPINIMKASQSELVAELFQQGAAGGALTLLTLKSSIPNGSLRSGKRPHREHKLTVGFQFRQSLQLLMDTLNSTTPHYIRCIKPNDLKKPFEFDPKRIVQQLRACGVLETIRISAAGYPSRWTYEDFFSRYRVLLRQSPGQGTIKTDCQRALQELIPDSELYCFGKTKVFFRAGQVAVLEKLRGERLHAAVVTIQSRVKGWMARRRYLHICWAVLTLQRYTRGRLVRRLAHTLRYTHAALVVQKTYRMLVVRQLYLMIREATITIQAYIRGMLARRAYRELLQQRAAILLQATVRGWLQRRAFGRIRAAVVLLQCCVRRQAARKELRKLRAEARSVEKYRELNKGMEVKLMQLQLRADHQARESASLREMLHTEREAHVSELEQLRAALRKLEAQLQVKPQKTPAVSVKEEEERQRTEERHASDVLRLTQELQALKVEGESLKKEKEDLSTHLLQQEKSQVERMAQAISNAGASMKAELEEERRRYQGLLREFTRLEQRYENLRDMSALAERSQGHKRTDSSQGLVSSPTSPSFPSPEDMRRASVTSNTPERRPVGTDTSLGTLMEDMGVVMETAEKMKVEDLTHAYDALRVANKFLEEQIRSQGAQCRENLPALSVHADCYTAENPEIQELMEQLEVRDLECWRLRKELKDLRHTVTLRSSLLLSGPAVASPPLQAKAGDVTGLLECKKRDEGRLIKNLITDLRASLAASLPLGLPAQVLFLCVRQADCSGEPTRAHALCSTSIAAIKASLKTHCSDLIMTALWLKNSCLLADLLSQYSTQDQSGLDNFVPLTFNTSELNRTLSDLCIQAYQQLLSITESRLQSLIVPAVLETETIPGLSGSGSKLVGSRRRTGSDPRAAGAEAPSMVMVLREMSALHTAMNQQELPIRLQEQAFRQITYLLVATALNSLILRKDLCCWNCGLQTRYNLSLLEDWLRARGLQEGGAVATLEPLIQAAQLLQMSKNSDADAKALVQTCHVLSTQQIVKLLTLYSPQSGAEERVTLNFIRIVQGLLKERSGVMQSYLLLDVRRVFPVIFPRHTPPLLNAEQLAIPECLKISFLRKT is encoded by the exons ATGATGGCAACAACTAACCTGTACACCAAG GGTGCATGTGTTTGGGTGCCAGACCCAGAGGATGTGTGGGTGTCGGCTCGGTTGCTGCGGGACTTCTGCCCAGGCGATGAGCAGCTCCAGCTGGAGCTCAGTGATGGGAGG GAGATGTCCCATCCAGTCACCCAAACATCTGGGCTCCCTCCTCTGGGTAACCCAGATATTCTGGAGGGAGAGAATGACTTAACTGCCCTGAGTTTCCTACATGAACCTGCGGTGTTGCACAACCTTCATGTGCGATTCCTGGACTACAACAGCATATACACCTACTGCG GGATTGTGCTGGTAGCCATTAACCCGTACGAGCAGCTGCCCATTTATGGAGAGGAGGTAATAGATGCTTACAGTGGGCAGGACATGGCCGACATGGAGCCTCATGTTTTCTCGGTGGCCGAGGAAGCGTACCGCACCATGACCCG TGAAGAGACGAACCAGTCCATTATCATCAGTGGGGAGTCAGGCTCAGGGAAGACTGTGTCCGCCAAGTTCACCATGCGCTACTTTGCTGTAGTTGGGGGTGCAGTTCAACAGACCAGCGTGGAGGACAGAGTCCTGGCTTCAAACCCCATAATGGAG GCTATTGGCAATGCAAAGACAACACGTAATGACAACAGCAGCCGGTTTGGGAAGTACATTGAGATTGGATTTGGACAAAACGGTGACATAATTGGAGCAAATATGAGAACATACTTGCTGGAGAAATCTCGAGTTGTTTTTCAG GCTCCCATGGAGAGGAATTATCACATCTTCTACCAGCTCTGCGCTTCCAGAGACCTGCCTGAGATGAGAGCCCTGAAGCTGG GGCCTGCTGAACATTTCCGTTACACCAACCAAGGAGAAGAAACACAGATTCCTGGCACTGACGACGCTGTGGAACTTGATCGTACCCGCAATGCTTTCACCATACTAG GAGTGCAGTCTGACCAGCAGATGGAACTCTATCAGATACTGGCTGCTGTTCTGCACCTTGGCAATGTCAAAATTCAGGCCAGTGGTAGGGGAGGAGACAGAAGCTACATTGAT GCGGACGACCGCTCCTTGGCACTCTTCTCCAAGCTTCTGGGTGTGGAGTGTGCTCAGATGGCCCACTGGCTCTGCCATCGGCGGCTGGCCGTGGGAGGGGAGATGCTGGTCAAGCCTATGTCGGGGCAGCAGGCCAGCGATGCTCGAGATGCCCTGGCCAAACACATCTATGGCCAGCTGTTCACGTGGACCGTTCTGAGGCTCAACGCTGCCCTGCAGGGCCAGAGAGAGCAGCCTAAATCCTTCATTGGGGTCTTAGACATTTATGG ATTTGAAACCTTTGACAGAAACAGCTTTGAACAGTTCTGCATTAACTACGCCAACGAGAAGCTCCAGCAGCAGTTTAACAGG CATGTGTTccagctggagcaggaggagtaCATGAGAGAAGAGCTGCCCTGGAGACGCATCGAGTTCAGCGATAATCAGCCGTGCATcacactcctcgagggcccgcTGGGGCTGCTGGACCTATTGGATGAGGAGTGCAGA ATGCCAAAAGGCTCAGATGAAAACTGGGCGCAGAAGCTGTACGACCAGCACCTGACGCGCAGCGCCCACTTTCGCAAGCCACGCATGTCAAACACGGCCTTCATCATCCTGCACTTCGCTGATACA GTGCAGTATGAGTGTGAGGGATTTTTAGACAAAAATCGAGATACAGTGTTTGAGGAGCCAATTAATATAATGAAAGCAAGTCAG TCTGAGTTGGTTGCTGAGCTGTTTCAGCAGGGTGCTGCAGGGGGCGCTCTCACACTGTTAACGCTCAAGTCCTCCATTCCCAATGGGAGTCTGCGCTCTGGGAAAAGACCTCACAGGGAACACAAGCTGACTGTGGGCTTCCAG TTCCGTCAATCTCTTCAGCTCCTGATGGACACACTGAACAGCACCACTCCGCACTATATCCGCTGCATAAAGCCTAATGACCTCAAAAAGCCCTTTGA GTTCGATCCCAAGAGGATAGTCCAACAGCTACGAGCATGTGGCGTACTGGAGACAATCCGAATTAGTGCTGCAGGATACCCTTCAAG ATGGACCTATGAAGACTTCTTTAGCCGTTACAGAGTGCTACTGCGTCAGTCTCCAGGCCAAGGGACCATTAAGACCGACTGTCAGAGGGCCCTGCAGGAGCTCATCCCTGACTCAGAACTGTACTgctttggcaagacaaaagtatTCTTCAGGGCTGGACAGGTGGCTGTGCTGGAGAAGCTGCGAGGCGAGAGGCTACATGCGGCTGTGGTCACCATCCAGAGCCGGGTGAAGGGCTGGATGGCCCGCAGGCGCTACCTCCACATCTGCTGGGCAGTGCTGACCCTGCAGAGATACACACGAGGACGCCTGGTCAGGAG GCTGGCCCACACTCTGCGCTACACTCATGCTGCTTTGGTGGTACAGAAGACCTACCGCATGCTGGTGGTCAGGCAGCTCTATCTGATGATCCGGGAGGCTACCATCACCATCCAGGCCTATATCAGGGGCATGCTGGCACGCAGAGCCTACAGAGAG CTGTTGCAGCAGCGAGCTGCGATTTTGCTGCAGGCCACAGTGCGGGGGTGGCTGCAGCGGAGGGCGTTTGGACGCATCCGGGCTGCAGTGGTGCTGCTGCAGTGCTGTGTGCGCCGACAGGCTGCCAGGAAGGAGCTGCGAAAGCTGCGAGCGGAGGCGCGCTCGGTGGAGAAGTACCGTGAGCTCAATAAAGGCATGGAGGTCAAGCTGATGCAGCTGCAGCTGCGTGCTGACCATCAG GCCAGGGAGAGTGCCAGTCTGCGGGAAATGCTCCATACGGAGCGCGAGGCCCATGTCTCAGAGCTGGAGCAACTTCGGGCAGCCCTGCGCAAACTAGAGGCACAGCTTCAGGTGAAACCACAGAAAACTCCCGCTGTCTCAGtcaaagaggaggaagagagacagaggacTGAGGAGCGACATGCCAGTGATGTCCTCAGACTCACACAG GAGCTTCAAGCTCTCAAAGTAGAAGGTGAATCTCTGAAAAAAGAGAAGGAGGACCTGTCCACTCATTTACTCCAGCAGGAGAAATCACAAGTGG AGCGCATGGCGCAGGCCATATCTAATGCCGGCGCGAGCATGAaagcagagctggaggaggaacGGCGGCGCTATCAGGGTTTGCTCAGAGAGTTCACCCGCCTGGAGCAGAGATACGAGAACCTGAGGGACATGAGCGCGCTTGCTGAG CGATCTCAGGGACACAAGAGGACAGACTCATCCCAGGGCCTGGTCTCCTCTCCAACAAGCCCCTCTTTCCCATCACCTGAGGACATGCGCCGGGCCAGTGTGACCTCAAACACGCCTGAAAGGAGGCCTGTCGGCACTGACACCTCACTG GGAACGCTGATGGAGGACATGGGTGTGGTGATGGAGACGGCTGAGAAAATGAAAGTTGAAGACCTTACACATGCATATGATGCTCTGCGTGTGGCCAACAA GTTTCTGGAGGAGCAGATACGTTCCCAGGGTGCCCAGTGCAGGGAAAACCTGCCTGCTCTGAGTGTACATGCTGATTGCTATACGGCAGAGAACCCAGAAATCCAG GAGCTGATGGAGCAGTTGGAGGTGAGGGATCTAGAATGCTGGCGCCTGAGGAAGGAGCTCAAAGACCTGAGACACACCGTCACATTGAGGAGCAGCTTGTTATTGTCCG GCCCTGCTGTGGCTTCACCTCCACTCCAGGCGAAGGCAGGAGATGTCACAGGCTTGCTGGAGTGTAAGAAGAGGGACGAGGGAAGACTCATTAAAAACCTCATCACAG ACCTGAGAGCAAGCCTTGCGGCATCGTTGCCATTGGGTCTGCCAGCGCAGGTTCTGTTCCTTTGTGTGCGACAGGCGGATTGCAGTGGGGAGCCGACTCGCGCCCATGCCCTCTGCAGCACTTCAATCGCTGCCATCAAAGCTTCTCTGAAG ACACACTGCAGTGACCTCATTATGACAGCACTGTGGCTAAAAAATTCCTGCCTTTTAGCTGACCTTCTGAGTCAGTATTCCACTCAG GACCAGAGTGGTTTGGACAATTTTGTGCCATTGACGTTCAATACAAGTGAACTGAATCGTACACTAAGTGACCTGTGCATCCAGGCCTATCAGCAGCTGCTCTCTATCACTGAGAGTCGTCTACAGAGCCTCATTG TCCCTGCAGTGCTGGAGACTGAGACCATCCCTGGGCTTTCAGGATCAGGCAGTAAGCTGGTGGGCTCACGGAGGCGAACAGGATCCGACCCCAGAGCGGCTGGGGCTGAGGCACCGTCCATGGTAATGGTGCTGCGGGAGATGAGCGCCCTGCACACGGCCATGAACCAGCAGGAACTTCCGATCAGGCTGCAGGAGCAGGCCTTCCGCCAGATCACGTACCTGCTTGTAGCCACTGCGCTCAACAGCCTGATCCTGCGCAAAGACCTGTGCTGCTGGAACTGTGGCCTGCAGACCAG GTACAACCTGAGCTTGCTGGAGGACTGGTTGAGGGCACGGGGGCTGCAGGAAGGGGGAGCTGTTGCCACACTAGAGCCCCTCATCCAGGCCGCCCAGCTCTTGCAAATGAGCAAGAACTCTGACGCTGATGCCAAAGCCCTGGTCCAAACATGCCATGTGCTCTCTACTCAACAG ATTGTAAAGCTGTTAACCCTCTATAGCCCACAGAGTGGCGCTGAGGAGAGGGTCACGCTCAACTTCATCCGTATAGTGCAG GGCCTGTTGAAGGAACGTTCGGGTGTCATGCAGTCATACCTGCTTCTGGATGTGCGCCGGGTCTTCCCTGTAATATTTCCACGCCACACCCCACCACTTCTAAACGCGGAGCAGCTAGCAATCCCAGAATGCCTCAAGATCTCCTTCCTCCGCAAGACCTGA